AAGTTAGATACTGCACCTAAACAAATCCTAAAAGCTTTTGAAGATATCAGTTTAAGATAAGTTtaacatgttttataaaatattttctagtaTAAACATGTTGTCATGAACTAAAACCTCTATTACATTTCAACAATGAACTGCCAAAGTTTGTCCTTTAAATGAGGCCGAACTTATTTCTGTGCTTCAAAACTTCcaatttttaatgaaagttttttttgactGACATTTGTGTCCTCTAAATACCTCCAAAAACAGTGaccagaaatgtaaataaaaacgaaGTTGATTCTCAGGTTTTCCTAACAAGCAACaatgttgttttaaataatcCCAAAACCATAACCAATGATTTTTTTAACACGACTTAACAAAAAAAGAAGCCCAAATTAGTGTAAAACACGTGGTAAACATTGACAATGGATTTGTCCTAATTATTTTCAGATTTACATGTGGTAAACAAAAGCTATagaataatatgaaaatattgtgtataatattatgaaataaatgttttatgaccTTCGTGTGAtgttatgtgatatttattgtgtgTTGTGTTCTGCTGTCTCACTCCTTATAACAGAAAGATCACAGCCATCTCAGTTCTACAGACATTATCAGAGTTTTGTTGTTTTGGCAATTTCACTTTGTCAGGGAGAAAAATTTCAGGAATATTTATGAAAAGttgaacaaataataatttactgaacaagcattatatatttacattaaaaatatgtgaTATAAtcttttggatttaaaaaaactaaagcaaatgataaaaaaatagcagcacataatgtttccagattttttattataaattcattattttaatctttcattTGATAACTGTgtaaattcatttattataacTGACAGGTGTGATGATCAGTGGGCTTGAGTTTTTACCTCCATAGTTTAAGGATGGTCCAAAAAATGGATAGAGTTTTTCAGTGAAAGACTGAGCAGTGAAAGAGTAGATATGAGAGCTGGACTCCACATCATAAAAGGAGACCAGACCCTCCtcataatccacaaacacaccGACCCGCTGCGGCTTCactctcagagacagagagacacgaGGATCATCACAGGCTTTATATTCATCTCCATTCCTCAGCCACACAATCCAGTATCCATCACTGGGTCTCAGTGTGATCTGTCCCTTCCTGTTAATGGATTCTCTGGCCACTCCTAAATCCCAATTAGTCTTTCCCTTCACCTGcacctcaaaataaaatctcCCTGAGGAGAATCCCTCCTTTCCCAAGACATTTACACATGTATCAAATCTCTCTGGTTTGTCTGGGAGTTTCTGTGTAATGTCTCCATCTCTCACTTGTTTTCCATCATCAGACAGAATGAGATTAGGTTGAGCTGTATCAGGATCCAGAGTCACATCCACTGAGAAAACAGAGaatacagatattctgtgatgctGATGTTTTTAGTTAACCCAGTGTTTAATCAGATTGTAGTGCAGTAATGAAGCAGTGAGTGTATGAATGTAAACTAGTGTAGTGCAGACAGCACACTGTACCTGCATACTGCTGCATCCACTTCAGCTCTGTAGAGACTAATGACAAGAAAACAATCAGATCTGAAGCTTATATTTAAAGAACAGAGTACACTATCATGTTTCTATCTGATCAGTGTGTATTGATGTACCAGTTAGTGTGAGTTTCTCATCTATAGTGTCCTTCAGTTGAGTCAGAGCTCTCCTCAGAGTCTCCAGACTCTCATGAGTCTTCATACTGATCTCAGGCCAGTTCCTGGTGTTTCTAGAGCTGCACAGGGATGAGTGAATCTACAGCAGGAGAGAGGAGAAATCCTTCAGCATGTCATATCCTGCATTATGATTGATCAGAGAGATCATGTTGACTGACCTGTAGGAGGTGGAGGTGATCTTCAGTGTGTgagagctgctccagctcagtgtttctcatctttagctcagtgatctcctgctccagctcttcaatcagctcttgctcctgtttctctgctgctttctgctgctcctccatcatctccagcagttcagtctgatgtctctcaatggagcggatgagatCAGTGAAGAGCTCCACACGGACTGCTTTCTCCTTCTCCGTGTTTCTCTGCTCAACCAGGACAGACAACAAATTATTAGCAGTGTTTGCTAACAGAAGAATCTGTGTAACTATTGCTCACACATTTTTGTTCACATACATAGGCTACATGTGTTTTCAGAATCCCTCAAATGAAGAATTAAACTTCACTCTGCACCCTGGACGAGAGCAGAACAAGCCCTGGACATTTTAGTTCTTGTTTTATTGGCTGTTGCTGGATTTTTGAGTCTGATAGTCATCTGTCATTCGTTTGATTGTTtgcttattttgttattgttatgtcTGTCAGTTCTTgcctctttattttctttattaaaacatttacattcattatttattgaaaaagtaAGTTGATCTTACTGAAATCCtcttctgagactaaattttaaaatgtatctcctcctagagctttcaagctaaAACCGGCAAACTCGGGTCAGAGCTTCAGACTGGTCTTATGGATGGTTTATGGATTTCATAAACCAGACTATCAAAACTAcctaaaatcccatagactttcattgagggGGTGAACATTTTATACAATAAGACTTAAGGTGTATTTTAGCTGTCTACTGCCATAGCAAAGCTTAAAAACTCTATACTGAGaatacatgctagtcacttgttaatcatgttaACATTATGCTAATCActttgctagtcatgctagcaacatgctattcacTTGCTTATAATGCTAATTACATTCTAGTCACTggttaatcatgctaatgacatgctagtcacttgctagtcatgctaacaacaagcTAGCCACTtgttagtcatgctaacaacatgctagtcactttgctgataatgctagcaacatgctagtcatgctagcagcatgGTAGTTCCTTgctaaacatgctaacaacatccTAGCCATTTGCTTATCTTGCTAACAACGTTTATAACATGCTAATCACTTGTTAATAATGCTAATGACAAGTTAGTCgcttgctaatcatactaaaaatATGTTAgtcactttgctaatcatgctaataacatgctagtcacgtattaaacatgctaacaacatgctacatACATCTtaatcacttgctaatcatgctaatgacatgctagtcacttgctagtcatgctaacaacatgctagttgcttgctaatcatgctggaaatttgctaatgacatgctagtcactttcttatcatgcttgaaacatgctagtgacatgctaacaACGCGCttatcatgctaatgacatgctagtgaAATGATAATAATGCTGGAAACATGTTAACGAAATGATAGTAACTTGGTAGTCATtatttatataaagatatttgtctatctgtctatttatctatttatttttttgataggtTTTATTGCCTTCAAAACTTTCAAACTACTTTAAACTGAAAGACCTCAAATTTTAAGTTTCTTAAAACTACTTAAACATTCTGGCTAGGCCTTTTCAAAGTCAACAGTCTTTCCACCAACTTAACTATCtagttttattctattattttaaactcacttttctgACTTCTGCTGAGTGTTTGATGTCTTGAATCTTCTTGATTCTGTTCTGGATCATCAGCTGCACGTCTTTCTGTGTCTTCATCAGTTCAGTCTATAGAGAGAACAACACAGACACATTTATCATAACAGATTAAACTCACAATATGAATAAAATCTGATTCCTCATGATATcagtcctttaaaaaaataataacgtcTACCTTCTTCTCTTGACTCTCCTCTTCTATAGGAACAGTGTTGTGGTTCTTGTGGTCTGTCTCGGTGCAGAATGAACACACACATGTCTGATCATCTCTACAGAACAGATCCAGAGGTCTCTCGTGTTTCTGACATATATAGTCCTCCAGATTACTCACAGGAtccatcagtttgtgtttcttcaAACGTGTCACTCTCAAATGAGGCTCCAGGTGAGTTTCACAGTAAGAGCTCTGACACACCAGACACGACTTCAGCGCTTTCAGCTTTCTTTCCTCACAGAAGTCACACAGAACTTCAGTTGTTTTCTCAGGACTTTTCTTCTTACAGTGATCTACGAGCTCTCGGAGTGTGGTATTAATCTTGAGATCAGGTCTTTGCTTGAATGTTTCTTTACAGTATGGACAGCTGCAGGTCTGGCTGTTGTCCCAGCACTTATTCAGACAGATCTTGCAGAAGTTGTGTCCACATGGAgtcgtgactggatcagtgaACACATCCAGACATACAGAGCACTGAATCTCCTCAGACAGTGAACTCATGGAGGATGACATTGCTGGAAAGAGACATTATTTAGGATTAGTGTGAACTCCTTCAATACTGTTTATGAAGAATCCCATGATGCACCTCATGAAGCTGGTTGAATGTAAAGAGTGTTTAGAGACAAAGAGTGCTGAAGAAACTCAAATATAAAGAGATCATGTACAGTAAGCtggttattattgtaaaatgacCCCAGACAAGCTGATCAGAACCTAAATGTGAAGCTCATTACATAACCActtacctaaataaataaatacatgtacaaGAATTATTCTTGTTAAGATGAAATTATTTGATCTGCTTTACATTCATGAACTGCACATATTCAATATTATAAAAGAAAACTCAAAGTCAAAGTGTTTTTCTGGGTTATTGACTTACATGGAGGTAAACTGTCGATACTCCATCTCCTGGTTTTTCTTGCTGTTAGTGAAGATTCTGCCATTGTTCTTTCCCTCTTAaagcctttttaaaaaaaaaagatagtttaACTGGTTACAATGTAAGAACTCATAGTGATGGAAATACAATCATTCGTTTAAAACAAAGTGAGAGACTCGTAAACTTACTGAACAATCTGAACTATGACCTGCTGTTTAAAGAAAGTACAAAGAACAAGCTTTATATTTTCCAACAAACATATACATCGCCTTATCCAAAATTAGATGAATCtttccacaaaatatattatatgatcCTGAGTTATTGTGCAATGTAAAAGTAATTTTCAGCTGCAGTGAAACAGGTTTGTGTACCGACATAAAGTTGGTTCGACGTTTTATGTTTGACATTTTGTCAGAGATTCAGCCTCAGAAATCTTCAATAATTCTTTAATAATTACAATGACAAGAAACATACTGGGAATTGTTTTCAAATGTAGAAGAGAACACTTTGTGTTTTGTTGGTTTTAATCTGCCTTAGGGAATTATAACTGATAGACCTTATAATGTAAAAGTGCAGGACAGGGACTGTATGCAAAGTGCAAAaagatacataaatataaacatttgccagctgtgaaagcaaaaaaaaaaatgtacaaaaggtCAGTTCTAATCTGTAACTAGACACACCCATTAAAGTTGTGTAATATAACTGTGTgtgttataaattaatttatgaaaaattTAGATTTTCACATTCAAGTCAAAACAACTGTAAAACAACACTCTTCGCTAGTGTTAACTTATTTGTTGAATTTCAATAGCATGTTTTCTGTTATAGTTCTGTgactaaaacaaatataaaaaatcgtGTTGTTGTTACCATGAGGTTAGTACACGAGAGTgtaattatttgaaattaatttctttattggTTTTAATTTCAATAGCGTATACTTATTTGGTGTCATACTTCTGTCAACATAAcggaaaaaaaaagttctcacAAGGACCTGGAATCAGCCTACTACATTGTCAATGAATTATGAAATACTTGCTTATGGAAtgcttttaattttgtttattttatggatatatttattaatagtaataatatcacAATAACCAGTATCACATATCTTGTttacaatatttcttatttaaattcaaGTGAACATTATAAGTGTTTGTCTTTATATCTTTCAAAACCTTGGTGCACCAATTGatcttgttttattaattatatatatatatatatatatatatatatatatatatatatatatatatatatatatatatatatatatttatatatatataaatgatcgtTTTGTCATTATCATGTACTTTGTAGACGGTCCCTAGCTGGCCTAAGCGTTAGCGCACCGCTACTCGAGTCTTAATCTGTTGCAACAAATCGAGGAGAACTAAAACAAATACACTGCGATGTGTTTTCATTTCTACGTTCTATTGCTAAGTAACCTACTTATGTTCAACTCATTCCAGTCTGACATAAACCCTACTAAACCAGACCACTGTCATTAGAAACCTGTTCAGGACAATCTCTCTTATATTTCTATCACTTACCTGTGAGTATCGGATGTGTTCACAAGGGTCTCTGAACGACTCGTTATTCTGTTGTTTAAAGAGTTCGATGGTTTCAGGTGTTCATGTTGTTGTTGCTCAAGTTAGTTTCTCTTTCTCTGAGTCTCTCACTGAATTACAGTGATTTGAGAGCTGCTCAGTGTGTATTCTGCAAACTGTGGTACACAGCACTACACCAACACGTGATGGGTAACTCGAGCACAGTGTTCCTCCGTGTTTTCCAGCACTATACATAGAAGGATCGAGGTTCATGTGAACAGATATTAATAGACAAGTTTCAGTCCAATATTTATAGTTCAGGCCTATAACAAAACCCAGTGTTACAGTACAGCGCATTTGGAACAATCATTGCGGAGCTAAAGAACACGATTTATTTAGGGATCACATGCAcaaaaaaattgtacaataacAATTATGACACGATATAAGAAAAATCAGAGATCCTTTGAAATA
The genomic region above belongs to Carassius gibelio isolate Cgi1373 ecotype wild population from Czech Republic chromosome A11, carGib1.2-hapl.c, whole genome shotgun sequence and contains:
- the LOC128021971 gene encoding E3 ubiquitin-protein ligase TRIM39 isoform X11, which gives rise to MAESSLTARKTRRRSKEHDPPSMSSSMSSLSEEIQCSVCLDVFTDPVTTPCGHNFCKICLNKCWDNSQTCSCPYCKETFKQRPDLKINTTLRELVDHCKKKSPEKTTEVLCDFCEERKLKALKSCLVCQSSYCETHLEPHLRVTRLKKHKLMDPVSNLEDYICQKHERPLDLFCRDDQTCVCSFCTETDHKNHNTVPIEEESQEKKTELMKTQKDVQLMIQNRIKKIQDIKHSAEVRKRNTEKEKAVRVELFTDLIRSIERHQTELLEMMEEQQKAAEKQEQELIEELEQEITELKMRNTELEQLSHTEDHLHLLQIHSSLCSSRNTRNWPEISMKTHESLETLRRALTQLKDTIDEKLTLTVSTELKWMQQYAVDVTLDPDTAQPNLILSDDGKQVRDGDITQKLPDKPERFDTCVNVLGKEGFSSGRFYFEVQVKGKTNWDLGVARESINRKGQITLRPSDGYWIVWLRNGDEYKACDDPRVSLSLRVKPQRVGVFVDYEEGLVSFYDVESSSHIYSFTAQSFTEKLYPFFGPSLNYGGKNSSPLIITPVSYNK
- the LOC128021971 gene encoding E3 ubiquitin-protein ligase TRIM39 isoform X14 encodes the protein MAESSLTARKTRRRSKEYDPPSMSSSMSSLSEEIQCSVCLDVFTDPVSTPCGHNFCKICLNKCWDNSQTCSCPYCKETFKQRPDLKINTTLRELVDHYKKKSLEKTTEVLCDFCEERKLKALKSCLVCQSSYCETHLEPHLRVTRLKKHKLMDPVSNLEDYICQKHERPLDLFCRDDQTCVCSICSVKDHKNHNTVPIEEESQEKKTELMKTQKDVQLMIQNRIKKIQDIKHSAEVRKRNTEKEKAVRVELFTDLIRSIERHQTELLEMMEEQQKAAEKQEQELIEELEQEITELKMRNTELEQLSHTEDHLHLLQIHSSLCSSRNTRNWPEISMKTHESLETLRRALTQLKDTIDEKLTLTVSTELKWMQQYAVDVTLDPDTAQPNLILSDDGKQVRDGDITQKLPDKPERFDTCVNVLGKEGFSSGRFYFEVQVKGKTNWDLGVARESINRKGQITLRPSDGYWIVWLRNGDEYKACDDPRVSLSLRVKPQRVGVFVDYEEGLVSFYDVESSSHIYSFTAQSFTEKLYPFFGPSLNYGGKNSSPLIITPVSYNK
- the LOC128021971 gene encoding E3 ubiquitin-protein ligase TRIM39 isoform X10, with the protein product MAESSLTARKTRRRSKEYDPPSMSSSMSSLSEEIQCSVCLDVFTDPVTTPCGHNFCKICLNKCWDNSQTCSCPYCKETFKQRPDLKINTTLRELVDHCKKKSPEKTTEVLCDFCEERKLKALKSCLVCQSSYCETHLEPHLRVTRLKKHKLMDPVSNLEDYICQKHERPLDLFCRDDQTCVCSFCTETDHKNHNTVPIEEESQEKKTELMKTQKDVQLMIQNRIKKIQDIKHSAEVRKRNTEKEKAVRVELFTDLIRSIERHQTELLEMMEEQQKAAEKQEQELIEELEQEITELKMRNTELEQLSHTEDHLHLLQIHSSLCSSRNTRNWPEISMKTHESLETLRRALTQLKDTIDEKLTLTVSTELKWMQQYAVDVTLDPDTAQPNLILSDDGKQVRDGDITQKLPDKPERFDTCVNVLGKEGFSSGRFYFEVQVKGKTNWDLGVARESINRKGQITLRPSDGYWIVWLRNGDEYKACDDPRVSLSLRVKPQRVGVFVDYEEGLVSFYDVESSSHIYSFTAQSFTEKLYPFFGPSLNYGGKNSSPLIITPVSYNK
- the LOC128021971 gene encoding E3 ubiquitin-protein ligase TRIM39 isoform X2; the encoded protein is MAESSLTARKTRRWSIDSLPPSMSSSMSSLSEEIQCSVCLDVFTDPVTTPCGHNFCKICLNKCWDNSQTCSCPYCKETFKQRPDLKINTTLRELVDHCKKKSPEKTTEVLCDFCEERKLKALKSCLVCQSSYCETHLEPHLRVTRLKKHKLMDPVSNLEDYICQKHERPLDLFCRDDQTCVCSFCTETDHKNHNTVPIEEESQEKKTELMKTQKDVQLMIQNRIKKIQDIKHSAEVRKRNTEKEKAVRVELFTDLIRSIERHQTELLEMMEEQQKAAEKQEQELIEELEQEITELKMRNTELEQLSHTEDHLHLLQIHSSLCSSRNTRNWPEISMKTHESLETLRRALTQLKDTIDEKLTLTVSTELKWMQQYAVDVTLDPDTAQPNLILSDDGKQVRDGDITQKLPDKPERFDTCVNVLGKEGFSSGRFYFEVQVKGKTNWDLGVARESINRKGQITLRPSDGYWIVWLRNGDEYKACDDPRVSLSLRVKPQRVGVFVDYEEGLVSFYDVESSSHIYSFTAQSFTEKLYPFFGPSLNYGGKNSSPLIITPVSYNK
- the LOC128021971 gene encoding E3 ubiquitin-protein ligase TRIM39 isoform X25 is translated as MSSSMSSLSEEIQCSVCLDVFTDPVSTPCGHNFCKICLNKCWDNSQTCSCPYCKETFKQRPDLKINTTLRELVDHYKKKSLEKTTEVLCDFCEERKLKALKSCLVCQSSYCETHLEPHLRVTRLKKHKLMDPVSNLEDYICQKHERPLDLFCRDDQTCVCSICSVKDHKNHNTVPIEEESQEKKTELMKTQKDVQLMIQNRIKKIQDIKHSAEVRKRNTEKEKAVRVELFTDLIRSIERHQTELLEMMEEQQKAAEKQEQELIEELEQEITELKMRNTELEQLSHTEDHLHLLQIHSSLCSSRNTRNWPEISMKTHESLETLRRALTQLKDTIDEKLTLTVSTELKWMQQYAVDVTLDPDTAQPNLILSDDGKQVRDGDITQKLPDKPERFDTCVNVLGKEGFSSGRFYFEVQVKGKTNWDLGVARESINRKGQITLRPSDGYWIVWLRNGDEYKACDDPRVSLSLRVKPQRVGVFVDYEEGLVSFYDVESSSHIYSFTAQSFTEKLYPFFGPSLNYGGKNSSPLIITPVSYNK
- the LOC128021971 gene encoding E3 ubiquitin-protein ligase TRIM39 isoform X24, with translation MSSSMSSLSEEIQCSVCLDVFTDPVTTPCGHNFCKICLNKCWDNSQTCSCPYCKETFKQRPDLKINTTLRELVDHCKKKSPEKTTEVLCDFCEERKLKALKSCLVCQSSYCETHLEPHLRVTRLKKHKLMDPVSNLEDYICQKHERPLDLFCRDDQTCVCSFCTETDHKNHNTVPIEEESQEKKTELMKTQKDVQLMIQNRIKKIQDIKHSAEVRKRNTEKEKAVRVELFTDLIRSIERHQTELLEMMEEQQKAAEKQEQELIEELEQEITELKMRNTELEQLSHTEDHLHLLQIHSSLCSSRNTRNWPEISMKTHESLETLRRALTQLKDTIDEKLTLTVSTELKWMQQYAVDVTLDPDTAQPNLILSDDGKQVRDGDITQKLPDKPERFDTCVNVLGKEGFSSGRFYFEVQVKGKTNWDLGVARESINRKGQITLRPSDGYWIVWLRNGDEYKACDDPRVSLSLRVKPQRVGVFVDYEEGLVSFYDVESSSHIYSFTAQSFTEKLYPFFGPSLNYGGKNSSPLIITPVSYNK
- the LOC128021971 gene encoding E3 ubiquitin-protein ligase TRIM39 isoform X12; this translates as MAESSLTARKTRRWSIDSLPPSMSSSMSSLSEEIQCSVCLDVFTDPVTTPCGHNFCKICLNKCWDNSQTCSCPYCKETFKQRPDLKINTTLRELVDHCKKKSPEKTTEVLCDFCEERKLKALKSCLVCQSSYCETHLEPHLRVTRLKKHKLMDPVSNLEDYICQKHERPLDLFCRDDQTCVCSFCTETDHKNHNTVPIEEESQEKKTELMKTQKDVQLMIQNRIKKIQDIKHSAEVRKRNTEKEKAVRVELFTDLIRSIERHQTELLEMMEEQQKAAEKQEQELIEELEQEITELKMRNTELEQLSHTEDHLHLLQIHSSLCSSRNTRNWPEISMKTHESLETLRRALTQLKDTIDEKLTLTVSTELKWMQQYAVDVTLDPDTAQPNLILSDDGKQVRDGDITQKLPDKPERFDTCVNVLGKEGFSSGRFYFEVQVKGKTKWDLGVVRESINRKGIFTLRPSDGYWTVVLRNGDEYKAGDDPPVSLSLRVKPQRVGVFVDYEEGLVSFYDVESSSHIYSFTAQSFTEKLYPYFSPFLNDEGKNSSPLIITPVSYNK
- the LOC128021971 gene encoding E3 ubiquitin-protein ligase TRIM39 isoform X19 translates to MAESSLTARKTRRWSIDSLPPSMSSSMSSLSEEIQCSVCLDVFTDPVTTPCGHNFCKICLNKCWDNSQTCSCPYCKETFKQRPDLKINTTLRELVDHCKKKSPEKTTEVLCDFCEERKLKALKSCLVCQSSYCETHLEPHLRVTRLKKHKLMDPVSNLEDYICQKHERPLDLFCRDDQTCVCSFCTETDHKNHNTVPIEEESQEKKTELMKTQKDVQLMIQNRIKKIQDIKHSAEVRKRNTEKEKAVRVELFTDLIRSIERHQTELLEMMEEQQKAAEKQEQELIEELEQEITELKMRNTELEQLSHTEDHLHLLQIHSSLCSSRNTRNWPEISMKTHESLETLRRALTQLKDTIDEKLTLTELKWMQQYAVDVTLDPDTAQPNLILSDDGKQVRDGDITQKLPDKPERFDTCVNVLGKEGFSSGRFYFEVQVKGKTNWDLGVARESINRKGQITLRPSDGYWIVWLRNGDEYKACDDPRVSLSLRVKPQRVGVFVDYEEGLVSFYDVESSSHIYSFTAQSFTEKLYPFFGPSLNYGGKNSSPLIITPVSYNK